DNA sequence from the Pseudomonas tritici genome:
ACGTTTTTTGCTGCGCCCGTTTTGATGAGCTTCCTTCTGCTAAAGGCTGCCAGCCAGCCCTCTCTTTATCCTCGTACCGCTATCCATATCCGAATTTGGCCACAAGATGGTTTGCATGATTAATCATGCATTGACGCATCGCTTTGTCCGTATGAAGGTAGGGGACATAAGAAAATTTGTTAAACAGATCTGAGAGATAACCGACATGGCCGAACGATCCTTTGTCCAGGAAGTGAAGAAGTTACGCGCTGGCGCCGGAGAGGTTTTCAACGGCGAGGGCATCCTGGCGGTAACCAAGGCGTTACTGGAGTCGGGCGTGGCTTATGTTGGGGGATACCAGGGCTCTCCCATCTCGCATTTGATGGACGTGCTTTCTGATGCCCAGGACATTTTGGGCGAGTACGGAATTCGTTTCGAGAACAGTGCCAGCGAGGCGACAGCGGCGGCGATGCTGGCAGCCTCGGTCAACTATCCATTGCGCGGCGCGATTACATTCAAGGCGACCGTTGGCACTAACGTGGCTTCCGATGCTCTGGCCAACCTGGCGTCGGGCGGTGTGACCGGGGGGGCGTTGATTATTGTCGGCGAGGACTATGGCGAGGGCTCCTCGATCATGCAGGAGCGTAGCCATGCGTTTGCCATGAAGTCGCAAATGTGGCTGCTGGATCCTCGTCCCAACCTGCCGTGCATCGTACAAGCGGTCAAGGACGGCTTCGATCTGTCCGAGGCGAGTAACACCCCCGTGATGTTGCAGATGCGGATTCGCTCCTGCCACTTGCATGGCCAGTTTTTGACCTCCGATAACCGTCCGCCAGCGTTTACGGTCAAGGATGCGATGGAGAGTCCGGCCCGAGACATCGACCGCATTGTATTGCCCCCGGCGAGCTTTCTGCATGAGCGTGAAAAAATTCAGCTGCGCTGGCCAGCGGCTATTCGGTTTATCAAGGAGCGCCAGCTCAACGAGTTTTTCTCCGAGGGCGATGCCGACGTAGGCATCGCGTTGCAAGGAGGCAACTACAATACGCTGATTCGTGCGTTGCAAAAGCTTGGTCTGTCGGATGTCTACGGGGTCTCGAAAATTCCTCTCTACGTCATGAACGTGGCCTATCCGCTGGTCGACGAAGAGTACGAACGCTTCTGCAAAGGCAAGCGCGCGATCCTGATTCTGGAGGAGGGCCAGCCCAATTTCGTAGAGCAAAACGTCTCGGCGATTTTGCGCCAGTTGGGGCTGGACATTGCGCTGCATGGCAAGGATATGTTGCCGCTCACAGGGGACTACAACACCGCGACGATCCTTGGCGGGGTGCGGGCTTTTCTGGAGCGCTATGGCATCGTCGAGCCCAAGGCCCCGGTGGTTGACCCTCTGAGCCTTGGCATCCCGATTGTGATGCTACCGGTTGAGGCATTTGCTGGTCCGTCGCTGGATCAGATCGTCCACCCTCGACCACCAGGATTGTGCACGGGGTGCCCCGAGCGGCCGATTTTCACGGCGATCAAGTTGGTTGAGCGTGAGCTGGGTAAACATCACATCAGTGCCGACATTGGCTGCCATCTGTTTTCGATTTTACCGCCGTTCAACCTCGGCAGTACGACGATGGGTTATGGCCTGGGCGCGGCGAGTGCGGCTGCCTTCAACGTGGCGCCGGGCAATGCACCCTCCAGCAAGCGCGCCATTTCGCTGATGGGTGACGGTGGCTTTTGGCACAACGGTTTGACCAGCGGGATTGCCAACGGCGTCTTCAACCGCAGCGATAACCTGACCATCATCATCGACAACAACTACGCCTCGGCTACGGGTGGCCAGGACCTGTTGTCGTCACGGGCGGTCAATGCCTCGCGCAGTACGGGTCATGAGATCGAACGCGCGGTCAAGGGCGTGGGGGTCGAGTGGGTGCGCACGATCAAACGAACCTATGACCTCAAGGCAATGGTCTCGACCCTGCGCGAAGCCTTAACCACTCAAGAAACCGGACCCAAGGTCCTGATCGCGCAGAGCGAATGCATGCTCAATTTGCAGCGGCGCGAGAAGAAGGTGGTGCGCAAAGCCATCGCCGATGGCAAGCGTGTGGTGCGCGAGCGTTTCGGCATCGACCCGGACACCTGTACCGGCGATCACTCGTGCATTCGTTTGTCGGGCTGCCCCTCGTTGTCGATTCGCGATAACCCGGATCCGCTGCGACTCGATCCGGTGGCAATGGTGATGGACAGCTGCGTGGGGTGTGGGAACTGCGGCGAGGTCGCCCATGCGGCGGTGCTCTGCCCATCGTTTTACCGCGCCCAAATAGTCAGTAACCCCACACGTTGGGACATCTTCAGCCAACGCCTGCGTTCGGCGGTGATCGGCTGGTTGCAGAGCGCTGATGCCCGGCGTCGCTCGCGGTATGCGTTCTGATGAGGGATGCCATGAACCACGATCAGCCATTGATCAGCACCGTCGGTGTGCCAGGACATTTGTCTGCACGTTACACCTTTCACGTTTGCCCGGAGTTTTTCCATGTCCAGTGAGCCTATCAAAATTGCCATCCTCGCCATGGGGGGGGAAGGCGGCGGCGTACTCGCCGACTGGATCGTCAACCTGGGTGAAGAAAATGGTTACTTCGCGCAGACGACGTCCGTTCCCGGGGTCGCGCAGCGCACCGGGGCCACTATTTATTATGTGGAGCTGTTCCCAGGCGCCGATGTACCGCAAGCACGTGTACCGGTGCTGTCGCAGGCTCCGCTGCCGGGCGATGTCGATATCGTGCTGGCCTCGGAATTGATGGAAGGCGGGCGCGCAGTGCAGCGCGGTCTCGTTACCAGCGACCGCACGACCTTCGTGACCTCGACTCACCGGGTGTATTCGATTGCCGAGAAGTCAGCCATGGGCGATGGCCGGGTCGATAGCGCTGCGCTGTTGCTCCAGGCCCGTCGAGCGGCCAAGACGTTCGTCAGCTTCGATATGGAGAAGGCGGCCGAGAGCGCCGGCAGCGTGATCAGTGCTGTGTTGTTTGGCGCTCTCAGCGGCACCGGGGTGCTGCCCTTCAACCGGGCGCAATTTCAGCAGACCATTGAGCGCGGCGGTGTGGGAGTCAAACCGAGTCTCAAAGCGTTTGAGCTCGGTTATGCCATGACGCGCGAGACGCAGGATCAGGAGCGAGCACCGAGCGTTTCAGCCAAAGTCAGCCCTGCTATTGCTGCGCAGCCCCAGCACCCAGTGGTTGCCGGCTTGGTTGAGCGTGCACGGCGTTTACCGGTTGCGGAGCTTGTCACAGAGGGCGTGCGGCGGCTTATCGATTACCAGGATCCGGACTATGCGCGTTTGTACCTGGACCGCCTTGAAGCATTGGCCGCTGCTCCCGGCGGCCAGGATGTCGAGTTGCTGCGTGAGACCGCTCGTTACCTGGCGCTGTGGATGTCCTATGAGGACACCATTCGGGTGGCAGACCTTAAGACTCGCAGCAGCCGCTTTGATCGGGTGCGGGGTGAGGTTCGTTCCCGTGATGATCAGGTGCTCGATATCGAAGAGTACATGCACCCGCGCATCGAAGAAATTTGCGAAACCCTGCCCGCAGGCCTGGGCCGCTGGCTGGCGCAACCGAACTGGGCGCACCGTCTGGTGGCTCGTTTCACCCAGCAAGGGCGAACGATCAAGACCAGTGCCTTGAGCGGTTTTCTCCTGCTTTACGGCTTGTCGCGCGTGCGTCGCTGGCGCCGTGTGACGCTGCGTTACAGCCAGGAAAACAGCCGTATTGAAACCTGGTTGCAGCGTCTGCATACGCTGGCTGCGCTGGACCCTGCGTTGGCGCTGGAAGCGGCTCAGTGCCAGCGCCTGGTCAAGGGGTACAGCGACACCCACGCCCGAGGTTTGAAAAATTACGAAACCGTGATGGCGGTGGTGGATAAGCACCTGCGGCTCATGGCGCCAGCGACGCTGCGCGAACTGCGCGACGCGGCGTTGGCCGATGAGCACGGTCACAAGCTGCGCGAATGCTTGCAGCGCCACGCCTTACCCCTCGAAGGATAGTTGCTTATGAATGCGAGCACATTTACCCGCAAACACCGCATCCGTTTCTCAGAGTGCGACCCGGCCGGCATCGTGTTTTACCCGCAGTACTTTGTGATGTTCAACAACTTGCTGGAGACCTGGATCGACGAGCTCCTGCCTGAGGTGGGATTCGCCGGCTACATCGGCAAGCTGCATTTCGGGTTGCCGACGGTGCGGCTTGAAGCCGACTTTCGGGCCATCAGCCGGATGGGCGACGACGTTATTCTGAGCCTTGAGGTGGTCAGGCTTGGCGGTAAGTCGTTGACCCTGGCACTGGCGTGTACGGACCTTGAAGGTGAGGTTCGGATGAGCGTCACACAGGTGCTGGTATCGACCTCGCTGATCAGTCACCAGGCCATTGAATTGCCGAGCGTGCTTCGCCAAGCGTTGAGCGCTTCCCCCTCCCTTGAAAAAGACAAAAACGAAAGGAGCGCAATGTGAAAATTGCCTGCATTGGCGGTGGTCCCGCCGGCTTGTATTTCGGCCTGCTGATGAAACTGCAGAACCCGGCCAACGAGATTGTTGTGCTGGAGCGCAATCGACCTTACGACACCTTTGGCTGGGGCGTAGTGTTCTCTGATGCAACCCTGGACAACCTGCGCGAAGCCGATCCGGTGTCGGCGCAAACCATCGTTGATGAGTTCAGCCGTTGGGACGACATCGACATCCATTTCAAGGGTCGCCAGGTGCGTAGCGCAGGCCACGGATTTATCGGAATCGGTCGAAAAAAGCTGCTCAATATCCTGCAGGCGCGCTGCGAAGAAGTGGGGGTGAAGCTGGTTTTCGAAACCACGGTGCTAGACGATCAGGAGGTCGCTCGTCAGTACAACGCTGATCTGGTGATTGCTTGCGATGGTATCAACAGCCCTGTGCGCACGCGTTATGCCCAGACTTTCCAGCCCGACATCGACCAGCGAGATTGCCGTTTTGTCTGGCTGGGTACACACAAAGTGTTTGACGCGTTTACCTTTATCTTCGTGCAGACCGAGCATGGCTGGTTCCAGGCCCACGCTTACCAGTTCGAAAATGGCTTCTCCACATTCATCATTGAAACCACGGATGCTACCTGGCAGGCATCGGGTATCGAGCAGATGTCTCAGGAGGAGGGCATTGCCTACTGTGAAAAACTGTTTGCGCCTTGGCTGAACGGTGAGCCGCTGATCTCTAATGCCTCGCACCTGCGCGGCGCGGCCATCTGGATTCGTTTTCCGCGAGTGATCTGTAACAAGTGGGTGCAGTGGACGCAGCCTCTGGGTGCCGACGGTGGCGATGTACCGGTGGTGCTGATGGGGGATGCCGCACATTCCGCACACTTCTCTATCGGCTCGGGTACCAAGCTGGCGTTGGAAGATGCCATCGAGTTGTGCAACACCCTCAAAGCCGGCGGCGATCTGCGTGAGCGCTTGGCGCATTACGAGCAAGTACGCGGCATTGAAGTGTTGAAGATCCAGAATGCAGCGCGCAACTCCACCGAGTGGTTCGAGAACGTAGAGCGTTACGCCAGCCTGGAACCGGAGCAATTCGCCTATTCACTGCTCACCCGCTCGCAGCGTATCTCTCACGAAAACCTGCGTCTGCGCGACGCCCAATGGCTTGAAGGTTACGAGCGTTGGCTCGCGAAGCGTGCTGCGGTGGCAACGCGTGAAGACGAACGACCACGCCCACCGTTCTTGACCCCTTACACCGTTCGCGGTGTGACGCTGAAAAACCGCGTCGTGGTGTCTCCGACGTTGCTGTATTCCAGCCAGGATGGGGTTCCTGGTGACTTCCACCTGGTCCATCTCGGCAGTCAGGCCCTGGGTGGTGCAGGCCTGGTGCTGGCGGAGGCCACGGCCGTGAGTGCCGATGCGCGAATCAGCGCGGGGGACCCCGGCTTGTGGAACGCCGAGCAGGTGTCGGCGTGGAAGCGCATCACCGACTTTGCCCACGCTCAAAGCAGCGTGCGCATTGGCGTACAGCTCA
Encoded proteins:
- a CDS encoding indolepyruvate ferredoxin oxidoreductase subunit alpha; amino-acid sequence: MAERSFVQEVKKLRAGAGEVFNGEGILAVTKALLESGVAYVGGYQGSPISHLMDVLSDAQDILGEYGIRFENSASEATAAAMLAASVNYPLRGAITFKATVGTNVASDALANLASGGVTGGALIIVGEDYGEGSSIMQERSHAFAMKSQMWLLDPRPNLPCIVQAVKDGFDLSEASNTPVMLQMRIRSCHLHGQFLTSDNRPPAFTVKDAMESPARDIDRIVLPPASFLHEREKIQLRWPAAIRFIKERQLNEFFSEGDADVGIALQGGNYNTLIRALQKLGLSDVYGVSKIPLYVMNVAYPLVDEEYERFCKGKRAILILEEGQPNFVEQNVSAILRQLGLDIALHGKDMLPLTGDYNTATILGGVRAFLERYGIVEPKAPVVDPLSLGIPIVMLPVEAFAGPSLDQIVHPRPPGLCTGCPERPIFTAIKLVERELGKHHISADIGCHLFSILPPFNLGSTTMGYGLGAASAAAFNVAPGNAPSSKRAISLMGDGGFWHNGLTSGIANGVFNRSDNLTIIIDNNYASATGGQDLLSSRAVNASRSTGHEIERAVKGVGVEWVRTIKRTYDLKAMVSTLREALTTQETGPKVLIAQSECMLNLQRREKKVVRKAIADGKRVVRERFGIDPDTCTGDHSCIRLSGCPSLSIRDNPDPLRLDPVAMVMDSCVGCGNCGEVAHAAVLCPSFYRAQIVSNPTRWDIFSQRLRSAVIGWLQSADARRRSRYAF
- a CDS encoding indolepyruvate oxidoreductase subunit beta family protein, giving the protein MSSEPIKIAILAMGGEGGGVLADWIVNLGEENGYFAQTTSVPGVAQRTGATIYYVELFPGADVPQARVPVLSQAPLPGDVDIVLASELMEGGRAVQRGLVTSDRTTFVTSTHRVYSIAEKSAMGDGRVDSAALLLQARRAAKTFVSFDMEKAAESAGSVISAVLFGALSGTGVLPFNRAQFQQTIERGGVGVKPSLKAFELGYAMTRETQDQERAPSVSAKVSPAIAAQPQHPVVAGLVERARRLPVAELVTEGVRRLIDYQDPDYARLYLDRLEALAAAPGGQDVELLRETARYLALWMSYEDTIRVADLKTRSSRFDRVRGEVRSRDDQVLDIEEYMHPRIEEICETLPAGLGRWLAQPNWAHRLVARFTQQGRTIKTSALSGFLLLYGLSRVRRWRRVTLRYSQENSRIETWLQRLHTLAALDPALALEAAQCQRLVKGYSDTHARGLKNYETVMAVVDKHLRLMAPATLRELRDAALADEHGHKLRECLQRHALPLEG
- a CDS encoding acyl-CoA thioesterase; translated protein: MNASTFTRKHRIRFSECDPAGIVFYPQYFVMFNNLLETWIDELLPEVGFAGYIGKLHFGLPTVRLEADFRAISRMGDDVILSLEVVRLGGKSLTLALACTDLEGEVRMSVTQVLVSTSLISHQAIELPSVLRQALSASPSLEKDKNERSAM
- a CDS encoding bifunctional salicylyl-CoA 5-hydroxylase/oxidoreductase, with amino-acid sequence MKIACIGGGPAGLYFGLLMKLQNPANEIVVLERNRPYDTFGWGVVFSDATLDNLREADPVSAQTIVDEFSRWDDIDIHFKGRQVRSAGHGFIGIGRKKLLNILQARCEEVGVKLVFETTVLDDQEVARQYNADLVIACDGINSPVRTRYAQTFQPDIDQRDCRFVWLGTHKVFDAFTFIFVQTEHGWFQAHAYQFENGFSTFIIETTDATWQASGIEQMSQEEGIAYCEKLFAPWLNGEPLISNASHLRGAAIWIRFPRVICNKWVQWTQPLGADGGDVPVVLMGDAAHSAHFSIGSGTKLALEDAIELCNTLKAGGDLRERLAHYEQVRGIEVLKIQNAARNSTEWFENVERYASLEPEQFAYSLLTRSQRISHENLRLRDAQWLEGYERWLAKRAAVATREDERPRPPFLTPYTVRGVTLKNRVVVSPTLLYSSQDGVPGDFHLVHLGSQALGGAGLVLAEATAVSADARISAGDPGLWNAEQVSAWKRITDFAHAQSSVRIGVQLNHAGRRGSTQLGWEKPDHPQAEGNWPLLSASALPYLAGVSQVPAEATHADLARICEQFAEAASRAAQAGFDWLELQAGHGFLLSSFLSPLTNQRSDEYGGSLANRLRFPLQVLAAVRRAWPEHLPISVRISATDWAQGGTSVDEAVEIARSLSAGGADMIDVSSGEVVPDQQPVYGRMYQTPFADRIRNEAGVPTIAVGAITEADQVNGIIASGRADLCAVSRPYLADSAWLLRESARLGWHDVEWPKPLLWGKDQLERSFTRSKS